In the genome of uncultured Pseudomonas sp., the window GTATGTTGATGCTGGTGGTCGCGATTCTGTGGGTCATTCCGATCGTCTTCAACATCACCTTCCAGAACTTTCTGGTCATCTCTGGTGCGCTGGGCGTAGCCGTCGGCTTTGCCTTTAAAGACTATGTCAGCAGCCTGATTGCCGGCATGGTGGCTATTTTCGAGCGACCTTATCGCCCCGGCGACTGGGTTGAGATTGACGGTGATTACGGCGAAGTGCGCACGGTGGGTATGCGTGCGATTGAAATTTGCACGGCGGACGACAACGTTATCCATGTGCCGCACGACAAAATCTGGAAAAGCAACATCTCCAACGCCAACGACGGCTCCCACACGTTGATGTGCGTGACCTCGTTCTACGTCGCCCCTGACCATGACCCTGCCATGGTGCGCGCTGTGCTGCGCGACGTGGCCATGACCAGTGCGTACCTCGAATATGACAAGCCGGTGTTGGTGATGCTGAGCCAGACCCCGCTGGCAACGCACTACCAGCTAAAGGCCTATCCGTTTGACCTGCGCGACCAGTTTGAATTTGTCAGCGACCTGACCATCCGCGGCAAGCATGCCCTCGCAGACGCTGGTGTCACTGAGGTGCAAGCGATATCCAGCCTCACCGGTTGAAGCCAAGCCGCGCTCCACGCGGCGAGCGAGCAATAACGCGCATCGCTAGTCGCCGTCCAGCCGCTCGCCTGGCTTCTCTCGGCGCTTTTCTTTATTCTGGTGGCCCGCAAAAAAAGCTTGAGTAATCAATATGTTGGAAAAAAATCTGAGTCAGTTGGAACAGCTTGTCAGCGAGTTGGTGCAAGAGAACAAAGCGCTGCAGGCAGCGAACCAGCAGATTCGCAACGAATTGGCCCAACTCAAGGACGAGAATGACGCGCTGCAAATCAGCGCGCTGGAGCAAGACGAGCTGCACAGCAGCACTGCTGCACGTATTCAAGCATTGGTTGAGTTGGCCAGCGGCAGTGGCAGTGCGGCGCCGAGTCCTGCCCAAGCATGAGCCTCGCAGGGGACACGGTCACGGTCATTTCCATTCTCGGCAATGACTACAGCATCAAGGCGCCTGCCGGAAAACAGCAGGCCTTGAGCGACTCAGTACGGCTGCTCAAGGAACGCCTGGTGGAGAGCAAGGTGGGCGCACCCGCGCTGATTGGTGAGCGCTTGCTGGTCCTCACGGCGCTAAAGCTGTGCGCCGAGCAGGTCGAGCAAGAGCAGCGCCATCGTCAGGAGGTGCAGCGCCTTGAAGAGCAGGTGAGCCAGCGCCTTGCAGGTATTGCCAGCCTGATCCCGCGATAAGTCCTTCGCTCCGGGCTCGGCGTCTATGTGCGCAACGCCGGACCGACTGGTGGCAGTAGCGTGATGCTATCGGTACGGCACAGCGAGGGCGTTGGAGGAGGGCGCGGAGTGTGATGCCTTCGCCAGCAAGCCCAGGTGGCTGCGTTAGATGTCCTTGCCCAGCCTCTGCCCTCGCCATTCTTGCCGCGCTACATCGCGCACTGGGCGGCGTAAACCAGCTCAGCTTGAACCAGGTCGAATCCGCCTTTGGGCTCCGCCACCTCTGGATGGGGCGATCCTGCAGCTGTTGCCGGCCGGCATTTCAGCCACCAGCACCAGTTCGCCACGTGCGGTTTATTGACCTTGAACGAAAGACGCTCGCTCGCGTCCAGTTTGCTTGCCTTTAGCATCTGCAAAGGTAAGGATCGAGCGTGGCCATGCGCTTGGCTGGGGGCGTCTAGGCGTCTGCATGCTGCCATGTGGAACGATCTTCTGAATGAGTCGCTATTCACGATCAGGTTAAGGTTCGCGCTGACTTTTCAAGGGGTTAACGTTAGGCACAGCCAGACAAATGCGCTGATGAAATAAGCCGGCGGTGCTGCAGCTATTCGCTGCAAAGTACAGCGCTAGACAGCTGTTAATCCAACGCAGTGGTAATACAAAAATAAGGAAGTGCAATTATGTTGGGCAATTTCGGACTGTTTTTCGGTCTTGCGTTACTGATCTGGATGGCTTTGCGCGGCATTAATATTTTAATTGCGGCGCTGCTGTGTTCGCTGGTTATCGCCCTCACCAACGACCTGGCGATCCCGAAAACCTTACTCGAGTATTTTCCCTTCGGCCCGTTGGGCGCTTTCTCCTTCGCTGGCAAGTTTTTTGTGCTGTTCCTCTGTGGTGCGATCTTCGGCAAGGTGATGGCCGCCAGCCAGGCGGCCAGCAGCATTGCCCAGGCCATTACGCGCAGCTTGGGCATTCAACGCACGCTGTGGGTGACGGTGGCGGTCTGCGCTTTGCTGACCTATGGCGGCGTAGTGGTGTTTGTGGTGATTTTCACCATGTACCCACTGGGCATCACCCTGATGCGCGAGGCCAACCTGCCCAAGCGGCTGTTTTGTGCTGCGGCTGCACTGGGCTCGGGCACTTTTACCATGACGGCACTGCCGGGCTCGCCGTCGATCCACAACGTGATCGCCTCCAACGCCTTGGGTACCGACCTGTTTGCCGGTGCCTGGATTGGCCTGCTGGCCAGTGTGGTGATGATCAGCCTCGGTATGCTGTATATGCAGCGTGAGTGGCGGATGGCCCGCGACCGCGGTGAAGGCTTCGAGGCCAATGCGCAGGATTTGCGCATGGAGCAGATGGCCGGTGAGCCTGGCTCCGGACCACATTGGGGGATGGCGCTGCTGCCGATTGGGGTGGTGCTGGGCGTGATCATGCTGCCGCGCGTGCTGCTGCTTGGTGGGGGCGGCGTAGGTGAGGGCATGCTCAGTCAGCTGCTGAGCTTCAGCCAAAGCCAGCCGATCATCTGGCCGAGTTTGGCTCTGGTGATCGCTACGCTTACAGCCATCGTGCTGTTTCCGGCGTTGCGGCGTAATACCTTCGCGCTGCTTGGGCAGGGGGCTGACGACTCGATCATGCCGCTGCTTAATACCGCTGCGGTTATCGGCTTCGGCAGCGTTGTCACACAGACGGCGGGATTCAGCCACTTCGTGACCTGGGTGCTGTCGGTGGACTTGCCGCCGCTGCTGTCCATTGTCGCCTCGGTCAGTGTGGTGTCAGGCATTGTCGGCTCCTCCTCCGGCGGGCTGCAGATCTTTATGCAGACCCTGGCACCCAAGTACCTG includes:
- a CDS encoding cell division protein ZapA, producing MSLAGDTVTVISILGNDYSIKAPAGKQQALSDSVRLLKERLVESKVGAPALIGERLLVLTALKLCAEQVEQEQRHRQEVQRLEEQVSQRLAGIASLIPR
- a CDS encoding mechanosensitive ion channel domain-containing protein, whose translation is MAAVHENQQKTAQLIYDLQDISFTKIGLILFGTWLVVLIARRLLPYLAERGPSQLRLYLLGGVPIIRMLMLVVAILWVIPIVFNITFQNFLVISGALGVAVGFAFKDYVSSLIAGMVAIFERPYRPGDWVEIDGDYGEVRTVGMRAIEICTADDNVIHVPHDKIWKSNISNANDGSHTLMCVTSFYVAPDHDPAMVRAVLRDVAMTSAYLEYDKPVLVMLSQTPLATHYQLKAYPFDLRDQFEFVSDLTIRGKHALADAGVTEVQAISSLTG
- a CDS encoding GntP family permease, which codes for MLGNFGLFFGLALLIWMALRGINILIAALLCSLVIALTNDLAIPKTLLEYFPFGPLGAFSFAGKFFVLFLCGAIFGKVMAASQAASSIAQAITRSLGIQRTLWVTVAVCALLTYGGVVVFVVIFTMYPLGITLMREANLPKRLFCAAAALGSGTFTMTALPGSPSIHNVIASNALGTDLFAGAWIGLLASVVMISLGMLYMQREWRMARDRGEGFEANAQDLRMEQMAGEPGSGPHWGMALLPIGVVLGVIMLPRVLLLGGGGVGEGMLSQLLSFSQSQPIIWPSLALVIATLTAIVLFPALRRNTFALLGQGADDSIMPLLNTAAVIGFGSVVTQTAGFSHFVTWVLSVDLPPLLSIVASVSVVSGIVGSSSGGLQIFMQTLAPKYLDMGVEPEILHRIANIAAGGLDSLPHCGAVIAMLMIMGLNHKQAYKDIFVVTVLIPVIAVFVCIGVLGLMAS